The sequence CGATCGTTACGGCGGCGTCGTCGACATCCGTCGCCGATGTCGTCGAGTTGTCGTCACGGTGACGGTGACGcaaatgtgcgtgcgtgtggcgGGCACCTCCTTCGGTAGACGTCATCCAGGAAGCGCAGCGAGCTGTCGGGCATCGGGTTGGCGGGCTGGCGCAGCAGCCAGTGCTtgtcctgcaaaaaaaaaacggccgcgcgttgaacaaaaacaaacacaaaaatgctttttttttttgtctgctggCCTCACCTTGGCGGCCTTATCGAAGCTGCCGTCGCGCGGCGCGCTGACATCGGCGAAGCGCCGTCGGTACTGCGGTGCGGGCGTCCACGGCCAgtgcggcgccggcggcgccaGCATCAGGAAGAACGGACGGCGGGGGTCGCGCTGGTCCAGGAAGTCCAGACCGCGCCGGGCCTGCTCGCCAAAACCCGACGCCGATCGATCCATCGATCAATCGGTCCCTTCTGGCCAAGGTGGAAGGATCGGCGAACGGACTTACGATGAGGTCGGTCAGGTAGTCGTCGGCGTAGTCGTCGCCGTGCTTCTCCTCGGCGCCGTTTCTGGACAACGTGTAGTTGTAGTAGCGCGAGTTGGCCACCTTTGCGTGTTCGGGGGGTCAAAACTTTTGCAGTTACGTCAAGAAGGCAAAATGTGGTTTGGTGACTTcttcattttgacccaactttctggccGATTGATTGaacccattatttatttatttagcccaaCTTCCTGGTTATTATTTAGCCCATGTGGGTGTTTTGTGGGTCAATCATTTAACAAAAACTTTCCGGGTGATTGATTGcacccatttatttatttatttatttcgtccaACTTCCTGCGTTAGTCATCAAACccaattgggttgttttgtgggttattaattggAACCGACTTCCTGGGTTATTGATTTAACTCAATTATTTAACttcctgggtttttttttttgtcagttcttcatttgacccaactttttgggttattgattcatctctatttatttgacccaacttcctGATTATTATTTAGCCCGTGTGGGTGTTTTGTGGGTCattcattttgacccaacttgacTTTCTGGGTGATTGACTgaacccattttttatttatcgaACCCAACttgttgtgttatttatttccgccatttgttttttttgtgggttattcgttttgacccaactttttgggttcttGATTTCAGCCGTCGGGTTTGTTTTGTCCGTTATTCATTTGGTCgaagttttttgggtttttgatTTAAACACGTTCTCGGCGCCTTCAATGCACATTTCAGGCGATTCGGTCAAAATGTTCCAAAATGAACGTGtgcccaataaaacaaaaatcttcAGGATCCAGCAAGAATTTTGAGTTTCCAACGTTTGCTTTCAGTTTGAGAGGCGCCAACATGAACTTTTGGTGGCGCGAATCGATGATTGATGTAACCCAACTTcctggttgttttgtgggttgtaCATTTGACCCCATTTTTCGGGCGACATAAAACAAGTTGAATCTTGGACGCAATTTGGCTTATTtttttgactcaactttttttaaagtgtccACATTCAACAAACCAAAAATCTAAGCAGAAATGTGGGTCAAATGGTAGAACAGAATCGTGTGCCAACTGACCAGCGCGTGCCACTGGTCCCACCCGGGCGGAACATGGCCGACGCCGCCCGCTTCTTTCTTGCCGTACTGTCAAAACGGACAAAAGGAGAGCGGCGTCAAGCCAAAACGTCAACAGAAGTTGGAGGTTCGATTCCTCTCGCTTGCTCTGCGCTGCCGTTCGAAAATCCACCGCAACTTGTACAAAACATTCATGCTAagtgctagctagcttagcATCGACGCTAGCCTCTGCCATCGATTGACTGAGCTCCTGTAAAGTGAGCACGGGAAAGAtttggggaaaacaaaacaaaactagcgAGCGGCGCCCACCTGGTTGAGGTACTTGCCGGCGAAGAAGGTTTGGTAGCCGGCCTTGctgaggagaacggggaaggcGGAAGACTCGCCGGCGCTCCGCCAGCCGGCGCTGGAGCAGTTGCCGGCCAGCGAGTTGTTCCTCACCAGGTGGTTGTGAGGGTAACGACCCGTCAGGATGCTGCAGCGGCTCGGGCAGCACAGCGGCGTCACCGTGAACTGCGGGCGACAGTcacagggaggaggaggaggcaggcgGCGGTCGCGCGGACGCTTCCGGCGGGACTCACCGAGTTGACGAAGGTCGCGCCGGCCTCGCCGATCAGCGATTTGGTCTTCTTCATCGGCGTCTGAACGGCAACATCCGCATTGAAGCCACACAAAATCGACAATGAGATCGGCTTGCATGCAAAAGTGGAATTTGTTGCCACATATAAACCCACAACGGAATTCAATCGGGATCAGAAACTAAACCGATTCTGTTGTTGCCAAATGTAAACATGCAATGGAATTCAATATGGATCAAAAACTAAACCAATTCTGATGTTGCCGCATGTAAATATGCAATGGAATTCAATCGGGATCAGAAACTAAACCGATTCTGTTGTTGCCACATGTAAACATGCAATGGAATTCAATCGGGATCAGAAACTAAACCGATTCTGTTGTTGCCAAATGTAAACATGCAATGGAATTCAATCTGGATCGGAAGCTAAACCGATTCTGATGCTGCCGCGTGTAAACCCGCAATGGAATTCAATCTGGATCGGAAACTAAACCAATTCTGTTGTTGCCACATGTAAATATGCAATGGAATTCAATCTGGATCAAAAACTAAACCAATTCTGATGTTGCCGCATGTCCACCCACGATGGAATTCAATCTGGAAAGTTgcagatttgtttgcattattgttggaatcTCATTTAGGATCTACTAATTTTGGGGGTTTCTTGTTTAATAAAATTTGGGAAAGTTGCCACCATGAACGTTTAAAAGAGCGCAAAAACTTTCAATGTGAATAAGTTACCAATTCCAATTGATCAATTCATTGTTTGTTTGCCTTAATTTAGCATATAAATCTAACCTGGTACACCAAAACATTTGCCTTTAAAacctttaaaataaattattgcttgtgttcgttaaaaaaaaaaaaaaaaaaaaaatggacattgaAAAAATAACTGCCTCttaaaaatcattttccaaaatgttttgacgCTGCAAATTGAAGACAAACAAATGAACGGAAACAAGCAGAATGACTTTGACCTCAAAGTGAACAATaagcaccccaaaaaaaaacaaaaaaaaaaaaaacattcccaatTCACGGAAAAACAGCAAACCAAGAAGACCAAGAAAACGTCAAGAAACGAAAATTGGTCTTGCAAGAAGCGAGAGCGAGTTGACAAACAAATCGAAGAGTGAGTTCAAAGGTCACACGGGCGGACTCACCATGCCCCCCAGATGTTGGTCGTGGTCGTCGGTGACGATGAGGACGATGTTGCCGCTTCCGACGCCCCCGGCGAGCGCGCGCCCGACGCCGCAGGTGAGGAGCAGCGCGGCGGCCAGCGCGAGCACGCGCGACACTCGCGCTCCCGTGGCGAACATTTCACCGcggcaaatacaaaacaaaaacccaacaagCACACAAACAAAAGCGGCTGGTTCCGGGTCACGTTCGAGTCCGCCGACCTGGAAGAAGAACGTCAGCGAGAAGACGACGACAAGTTGCTGTGAAACTGAAAAGGAAGACGAAGAAGATGTGACGTGCTCGTCACTCGCTGCGCTTTGAGGACGTGATTGCGGTCACGTGTGCGCGAGTGGGCGGGGATAAGACGGCGTCCCAAGTGGACTTTCAACCAAAAATTTCACACCagtcagcttaaaaaaaaaaaaaacacctttttttttttttacgagcaaTAAACAATCATTTGCCTCGTGTCAACGCGCACAACCGCATTTGGTGACGTCACgttttgaaaaatacaaaaaatgtattaCTTGCAAaccttatttcttttatttcattattacaaTGAGTTTGTTACAAAAATACattcattaatattaataattaacttTTCTttatcattttaattatttgttgtttaatcaatgcattaaataaaaaaaaacacattttcatttccatttcatttatCAACATGGAtgtataattaaattatttaacaattattaataaattaataactaacttaaaaaaaaaaaactaatttgttGTTTAATCAATGaattcaattacaaaaaaaacatttccatttaTAAACATGGGTGTATTAATAACTTATTTAACAAttattaatgaattaaaaatgtacttttttataaCTAATTtgtttaatcaattaattacataataaagacttttttaaatttccatttcatttaCAAACGTGgatgtattaataataattaaatatttaacaattaatgaattaataaacaacttttttttagaattttaatttgttgtttaatcaatgaatttaaaaaaaaaaaagtttccatttctttattgaaaaacaagacattatttcaaatcggcagtccagaaaatgcacaaatggaaaataattatGCTTCAATTACAGGTCTGATTGGCCAGAAAATGATCCtaaatgttgatattgttttccaaagtaaaacaaaagtttgcaaacgtcttattttgaagcaaacaaacacaagcagATGGCTGCATTTCATTGCgaagaaaaatgacaaacaaTAATCCCAGTAAGAAGATCAAGATGTCAGTAGTATTGCGGGTACGCCGCGTAGGCGCCCATCAGCGGGGGAGGGGGCGTGGCCACCGCCACGCCGCCATATTGGTAGAGCGAGTCCAGAGGCGAGGCATACTGGAGGTTGGGCGGCAAGCCGGCGCTCCAGGCCGCCGCCGGCCGGTACGCCGGCGGCTCCGGCGGGTACGGCGCAAAATGCGAGGCGGCGCCCAGCGCGTCCTGCACCGTCCGCTTCAGCTTCATGCGACGGTTCTGGAACCAGTTTCGGATCTGAGGCCACAGGTCAAACgttcaaaatcaaacaaaacaatttgaagGGAAAAGTCTGAAAATAGAAAATTCACCTGAAAATGTTGCACATATTAGTTGCAAATGAACAAaaatttgaagagaaaaaaactcaaattttacttatttatttattttcaaaatctggacattttatgagAAAAGTTGCAAATATTctatgaacaaaaaaaagggatttttatttttttttttaagttgtgactttaaaaagtcagttttgagaaaaagaatttgtgaaaaaatgttcaaattttacttaaaaaaaaaatgacatttatttttaaaaagctggATATTTTATAAGAAAtaagggattaaaaaaaatagttgtgactttaaaaaattaaaaaaataataatataaataaaaacaaataaatcagaataaagttgtaattttagtgtcagtaaaataaatcaaaataattgaataaataaaaaatatcaatcaatcaaatcagaataaagttgtaattttagtgtcaataaaaataaataaaaatgaataaataatataaatcaatcaatcagaatAAAGTTGCAATTTTAGTGTCAATAAAAGGTTTGAAGTACGTCACTCACTCAAAATGGAAATTTggatgccaccagatggcgacAAACAACTGACTGACACGCTTTGAGCATGTACACAAACGTCAGTTCATGTTCCATCAACAAATTCTTTCATCATCATCCCGAGCATAAGCGAGCAAACGGGCGCTAACTGAAGACGCTAGcgcaagctagctagcgagctggTCACCTGCTTGTCGGACAAGTTGAGTTTGCGGCACAGGTGGGCCTTGTCCTGCGTGCCCAGGTAGGCGTTGCGCTTGAAGGCTCGTTCCAGGCTGCCGATCTGCTCCGCCGTGAAGGCCGTGCGCGGCCTCCTCgccgaggaggaggcggcggcgacggcggcggcggccggcggcGAAAGGGAGCGCTCGCTCTCGTAGCCCGACGTCTCCTCCTCCGCCTCGGATGCTGAGGACAGAAAAATGGTTGCCGGGTTTAGGAAacaatcacaacaacaacaaaacattattttggACATTCTAGAAAAACTTCACATCATTCTCATTTAGGCAAATCATtgcttttcaattttaaacatattttgatctttagctttgaaaataatatttttcaatttgaaCAATGTTATAATTGTAAAATTATGATGAAATATCTTATCTTCAAGTCTAacaatacttttaaaaatatttcaaattagtattatttgttaaaatatttgctaataccaaaaatattttaaaaaataacagcctcaaatattttcaattatttaaattaaaatgaattattttcaattttttacatatttatcttTAGCTTTGAAAGTAATATTTTTTCGATTTGaacaattttgtaattgtaaaataattatgTAATCTTATGTTCAAATCCAACaatacttttttaaatatttaaagtgtgttttatttgttaaaaatatttgctaataccaacaatatt comes from Festucalex cinctus isolate MCC-2025b chromosome 15, RoL_Fcin_1.0, whole genome shotgun sequence and encodes:
- the gnsb gene encoding glucosamine (N-acetyl)-6-sulfatase (Sanfilippo disease IIID), b isoform X1; this translates as MFATGARVSRVLALAAALLLTCGVGRALAGGVGSGNIVLIVTDDHDQHLGGMTPMKKTKSLIGEAGATFVNSFTVTPLCCPSRCSILTGRYPHNHLVRNNSLAGNCSSAGWRSAGESSAFPVLLSKAGYQTFFAGKYLNQYGKKEAGGVGHVPPGWDQWHALVANSRYYNYTLSRNGAEEKHGDDYADDYLTDLIARRGLDFLDQRDPRRPFFLMLAPPAPHWPWTPAPQYRRRFADVSAPRDGSFDKAAKDKHWLLRQPANPMPDSSLRFLDDVYRRRWQTLLSVDDLVEALVRKLDEMKELNRTFVFFTSDNGYHTGQFSLPIDKRQLYEFDIRTPLLVRGPAVHVNVTLKAPVLNIDLAPTILDIAGINDSSANMDGQSFLPLMAPSLRNGSPRPFFLVEHTGEGLSAGDPTCPAVGPGLAQCFPDCVCEDSFNNTYACVRTLDGRHDMQYCEFADSESFVEVYDLRSDPHQLENIVKKVDPAVLQVMNQRLIQLQSCQGAGCRDLST
- the ved gene encoding ventrally expressed dharma/bozozok antagonist; protein product: MRGHFSIEWMAQSSRQTPAGLAGLAGTHAESLPGFYRRDDGDIGDIGRPPAPANRPKMDADHQCNKMASEAEEETSGYESERSLSPPAAAAVAAASSSARRPRTAFTAEQIGSLERAFKRNAYLGTQDKAHLCRKLNLSDKQIRNWFQNRRMKLKRTVQDALGAASHFAPYPPEPPAYRPAAAWSAGLPPNLQYASPLDSLYQYGGVAVATPPPPLMGAYAAYPQYY